In one window of Episyrphus balteatus chromosome 3, idEpiBalt1.1, whole genome shotgun sequence DNA:
- the LOC129914396 gene encoding tubby-related protein 4 isoform X2: MHLHFERNVTTKCDCTILSLSWMGKVPDDIPEDEGWKLNRTNYYQEGWLATGNIRGIVGVTFTTSHCRKNVEYPLRTNYNLRGHRSDVILVKWNEPYQKLASCDSSGIIFVWIKYEGRWSIELINDRNTPVTHFSWSHDGRMALICYQDGFVLVGSVAGQRYWSSMLNLESTITCGIWTPDDQQVYFGTTQGQIIVMDVHGAMVSQVQLCNDVGITAMSWSCEKFKMEEGEEAEPGVVNASKRTFVLAVSFQNGYIYLLKSFDDVSPAHINTGLNGSLGLVMEWSNSRELLAVAGTQNSEHTTVDTQGSPIFINILKFYTESGNLLYTTRIPNTTTAVSALTWGHNDKRLFIATGTQVHIAWVSRRVASLQLLCRLQIQASIGTELTLPLLPLPSRIKSLIGNLFAQTIRCCVPDLKCLREFVARPPICSTRLHCTMIRHDDDSNLSSGNCYTLYLEYLGGLVPLLKGKRTSKIRPEFVIFDPQIEDSSIYSHYSSDTKSSSGSGSHQSGTGFSGRTDSSDSEYEERFRGSPRTPRKRKTRSKKRNINAAETRVNGVESENLDELAYIDTLPEEVKLVEVTSNIWGTKFKIHGLAKTVPANLGQVTYKTSLLHLQPRQMTLVITELRDDYPPGPDPTFNPNVFSEDEDDSAPIDPNTDDKSETKFVGPRRLNDNSPPIAPMTPRPNRIVTKRRNSRPSTTAVGMSPLARAESYDDDSSNESLDSGSNNLASKNYSGAPSGTSSTNNSSKHIRPKHIDTSSFGNVIAGGRAGTSFSGFKTQNNRSSSNSSCQSRHAISPLCCEGSVPTLQSPKNAVAPSDIIFERPPASGQTTMMSYSSNNDYSNNVAHVKNALMPEMTRSPNSHVNPVPLNLNLNLERIDARIRERSVACSKKKDLLFIDEDSQSPVAPSAPSSMATELRMKRTPTVISIAPELPDSITRSCSVGYLDSVEIIPSDEALSALRKEAPNKRLILVDSKKTTRRRKNNNGYFRKPKLNQCGKSKSLDSCIILPSPNNEKSNTRNDKTLPKFKGISEGHPLDLNSEESDKGLKFKVVENCLEDIYSDSMLEEEDECVAKAITPQKNINNPKANRQLFDAFCQQQQKQQNRNGDSIKKKTEVLTSFTDSPLFTRKHRFGNRFHRNSKENETDSPSLRRKADNGFNFVKQLSEVRWKRKDTHANASSQAESTSGSNNNNNNNNNQVEATPVESKTSVSLHTQALTTLENIISRLRDLDEGRLTPPSSPQRLPRSSPASPAVSKKAKRRQRKKQIIESSDDESNFTNASGEESVTYNKQYRDLETFQKAQLRQKDLLLQLKRGKIEPNGSSACFSPAPLRREFVMHNKAPMWNEMSQVYQLDFGGRVTQESAKNFQIEFRGKQVMQFGRIDGNAYTLDFQYPFSAVQAFAVALANVTQRLK, translated from the exons GACGAAGGATGGAAACTAAACAGAACAAACTACTACCAAGAAGGTTGGCTTGCAACAGGAAATATACGCGGCATTGTTGGCGTAACATTCACAACATCTCACTGCAGAAAAAATGTCGAATATCCATTGCGAACCAATTACAATCTTCGAGGACATAGATCAGATGTTATCTTAGTTAAATGGAATGAACCCTATCAAAAGTTAGCATCATGCGACAGCTCTGGAATAATATTTGTTTGGATCAAGTATGAAGGTCGATGGTCAATTGAGTTGATCAATGACCGTAATACTCCGGTCACACATTTTTCCTGGTCACACGATGGACGGATGGCTTTGATTTGCTATCAAGATGGTTTCGTCTTGGTTGGATCGGTTGCAGGACAAAGATACTGGTCCTCGATGTTGAATTTAGAATCAACAATAACTTGTGGGATATGGACACCCGATGATCAGCAAGTTTATTTCGGAACAACACAAGGCCAGATTATAGTGATGGACGTTCATGGCGCAATGGTGTCACAAGTTCAATTGTGCAATGATGTTGGAATCACTGCAATGTCATGGtcttgtgaaaaattcaaaatggagGAAGGCGAAGAAGCTGAACCAGGTGTTGTGAATGCTT CTAAACGAACCTTCGTTTTAGCAGTAAGCTTTCAAAATGGCTACATTTACTTGCTAAAGTCTTTCGATGATGTTTCACCAGCTCATATCAATACCGGTTTAAATGGTTCCCTAGGCTTGGTCATGGAATGGAGTAATTCCCGTGAATTACTTGCAGTAGCCGGTACACAAAATTCCGAACACACAACAGTCGACACTCAGGGCTCaccgatttttataaatattttgaaattttataccgAAAGTGGAAATCTTTTATACACGACGCGAATACCAAATACCACAACAGCAGTTTCGGCACTAACTTGGGGTCACAATGATAAACGGCTATTTATAGCAACTGGGACACAAGTCCATATTGCTTGGGTATCGCGGAGAGTTGCATCTTTGCAATTATTGTGCCGATTACAAATTCAAGCGAGCATTGGTACTGAATTGACATTGCCACTATTGCCTTTGCCATCGAGGATTAAATCTTTGATTGGGAATCTCTTTGCTCAAACTATACGG TGCTGTGTACCTGATCTGAAATGTTTAAGAGAATTCGTGGCCCGGCCACCGATTTGTTCAACAAGGTTGCACTGTACAATGATTAGGCACGATGATGATTCTAACTTAAGTTCGGGGAACTGCTACACATTATATCTGGAGTATCTGGGAGGACTTGTGCCTTTGTTAAAAGGAAAGAGAACTTCAAAAATTCGACCTGAATTTGTCATTTTTGATCCACAAATAGAGG ATTCTTCAATATATTCGCACTATTCTTCGGATACAAAAAGCTCCTCTGGGTCTGGGTCTCATCAATCAGGAACAGGTTTTAGTGGCCGAACTGATTCATCTGACAGTGAATATGAAGAGCGCTTTAGAGGCTCTCCCCGGACGCCAAGAAAACGGAAAACACGATCAAAAAAACGGAATATTAATGCAGCTGAAACAAGAGTTAATGGAGTTGAATCGGAGAACTTAGATGAATTGGCATATATCGATACCCTCCCTGag gaaGTTAAGTTGGTGGAAGTAACTTCAAACATTTGGGGAACGAAATTTAAAATCCATGGACTTGCGAAAACCGTCCCAGCCAATTTAGGCCAAGTAACATACAAAACGTCCTTACTTCACCTCCAACCACGTCAAATGACTTTGGTTATAACTGAGCTCCGTGATGACTATCCACCTGGTCCAGATCCAACATTCAATCCAAATGTATTCTCCGAGGATGAAGACGATTCAGCTCCAATCGACCCCAACACCGATGACAAAAGCGAGACAAAATTTGTCGGACCTCGCCGTTTAAATGACAATTCACCTCCAATTGCCCCAATGACCCCGCGTCCAAATCGAATAGTAACCAAACGTAGAAATTCACGTCCAAGCACCACTGCCGTTGGAATGAGTCCATTGGCTAGAGCCGAATCCTATGATGATGACTCTTCGAATGAGTCACTCGATTCGGGAAGTAATAATTTAGCGAGCAAAAATTACAGTGGTGCTCCATCAGGGACAAGTAGTACAAACAATAGCAGCAAACACATTAGGCCTAAGCACATTGACACATCATCTTTTGGAAATGTGATAGCTGGGGGTCGAGCTGGAACATCATTTTCAGGCTTTAAAACCCAAAACAATCGATCATCATCAAATAGTTCGTGTCAATCGAGACATGCCATATCACCGCTGTGCTGCGAAGGATCTGTTCCAACTCTGCAATCACCTAAAAATGCCGTCGCTCCCAGTGACATTATATTTGAAAGACCACCAGCTTCTGGTCAAACAACAATGATGAGCTATTCGAGTAATAATGATTATTCAAATAATGTTGCACACGTCAAAAATGCCTTAATGCCCGAAATGACACGTAGCCCCAATTCGCATGTAAATCCAGTTccattaaatttgaatttaaatttggaACGAATAGATGCAAGGATTAGAGAACGATCAGTAGCTTGTTCGAAGAAGAAAGATCTTCTATTTATTGATGAGGATTCACAATCGCCTGTAGCGCCAAGTGCACCATCATCAATGGCAACGGAATTACGCATGAAAAGGACTCCTACGGTTATATCTATTGCACCGGAGTTACCCGATTCGATAACCAGGAGTTGCAGTGTTGGTTATTTAGATTCTGTAGAAATAATTCCATCGGATGAGGCATTATCAGCTTTGCGCAAAGAAGCACCCAACAAACGTTTAATTTTAGTTGACAGCAAGAAAACCACTCGCAGACGGAAGAACAATAATGGA tatTTTCGAAAACCAAAACTTAACCAATGTGGCAAATCAAAGAGCTTAGATTCGTGCATCATTCTGCCATCACCAAATAATGAGAAAAGCAACACAAGAAATGACAAAACTTTGCCCAAATTCAAAGGCATTTCCGAAGGTCATCCTCTTGATTTGAATAGTGAGGAGAGTGATAAAGGACTTAAATTCAAAGTTGTGGAAAACTGTCTCGAGGACATCTACAGTGATAGTATGCTTGAAGAAGAAGATGAATGTGTTGCGAAGGCAATAAcacctcaaaaaaatattaataacccCAAAGCAAATCGCCAGCTTTTTGACGCTTTTTGtcagcaacaacaaaaacaacaaaaccgtAACGGTGATTCAATCAAAAAGAAGACTGAAGTATTAACCAGCTTTACCGATAGTCCGCTCTTTACGAGAAAACATCGCTTTGGCAATAGATTCCATAGAAATTCGAAAGAAAATGAAACTGATTCGCCATCGTTACGACGTAAAGCTGATAATGGTTTTAACTTTGTTAAACAATTATCAGAGGTACGCTGGAAGCGAAAAGACACACACGCTAACGCTAGTAGCCAGGCGGAAAGTACATCGggtagtaataataataataataataataataatcaagttGAAGCTACCCCAGTTGAGTCGAAAACGTCGGTTTCGTTACACACACAG GCTTTGACAACACTTGAGAACATTATAAGCCGACTTCGAGACTTGGATGAGGGTAGGCTAACACCACCATCTTCACCCCAACGCTTGCCTAGGAGTTCGCCAGCATCACCGGCAGTTAGTAAAAAGGCTAAACG GCGCCAGCGGAAGAAACAGATTATAGAAAGCTCAGACGATGAAAGTAACTTTACCAATGCTTCGGGCGAGGAGAGCGTTACTTACAATAAACAATATCGAGACCTGGAAACATTTCAAAAAGCACAATTGCGACAAAAG GATCTTCTATTGCAGTTGAAACGAGGGAAAATTGAACCGAATGGTAGTTCGGCTTGCTTTAGTCCAGCTCCGTTGCGACGTGAGTTTGTTATGCACAATAAAGCGCCAATGTGGAATGAAATGAGTCAAGTATATCAGTTGGACTTTGGAGGACGTGTAACGCAGGAGTCtgcgaaaaactttcaaatagaATTTCGAGGAAAACAA gtTATGCAATTTGGTCGGATAGATGGAAATGCGTACACTCTAGATTTCCAATATCCATTTTCTGCTGTCCAAGCTTTTGCTGTCGCTTTAGCAAATGTAACACAACGTTTGAAGTAA